One region of Alosa alosa isolate M-15738 ecotype Scorff River chromosome 1, AALO_Geno_1.1, whole genome shotgun sequence genomic DNA includes:
- the slc44a5a gene encoding choline transporter-like protein 5-A isoform X1, translating to MARKSEVLSSYYGEPRKFDSTFRGPIHNRSCTDVLCCVIFMIVIIGYIVLGSVAWFHGDPRKVIYPTDSVGQFCGQKGTANEKKAILFYFNILKCASPAVLINLQCPTTQMCVSKCPDRFATFADMQIRHQLDHNHWEYYRQFCKPGFNNPRKAVAHVLRDEDCPSMIVPSRPFLQRCFPDFITRNGTLTVANRTAFPDSLDTARTATELKDAANGLTNLLDGKDMGAKIVEDYARSWCWILIGLVIALVVSLIFILLLRFTASILLWFVIISVITMVAYGIWHCYREFSLLRNTPGADVTITDIGFHTDLHVYLRLSQTWLVFLISLGVIEFFIVVTLISLRNRVRIAIALLQEGSKAISYVMSSLFYPIVTFCLLAVCMAYWAVTAVFLASSAEPVYKVMSSHPNCSYANRTCDPETFNSTNITQLCPGSQCTFAFYGGENLYHRYIFVLQLSNLLIFLWLVNFTVALGQCTIAGAFASYYWAQRKPADIPSCPVFFSFARAIRYHTGSLAFGSLILAVVQFVRVILEYLEQRLKGANNMVAHFLLCCLKCCFWCLERFLHFMNRNAYIMMAIYGTNFCTSARDAFYLLMRNVVRVAVLDRVTDFLLFLGKILIAGSVGAIALLFFTHKIPIIQEEVPVLNYYWIPLLTVIFGSYLIANGFFSVYGMCVDTLFLCFCEDLERHDGTTDKPFFMSPELHRILGNPQYSPQKFKE from the exons CCTGGTTTCACGGAGACCCGAGGAAAGTGATATACCCCACAGACAGCGTGGGACAGTTTTGTGGACAGAAGGGGACTGCTAACGA AAAGAAAGCCATTCTGTTCTATTTCAACATACTGAAATGTGCCAGCCCTGCTGTTCTTATAAACCTCCAGTGCCCCACTACACAG ATGTGTGTATCTAAATGTCCAGACAGATTTGCAACCTTTGCAGACATGCAGATTCGGCACCAACTTGATCATAACCACTGGGAATACTACAGACAATTCTGTAAGCCAGGATTCAACAACCCCAGAAAG GCTGTGGCCCATGTATTGCGTGATGAGGACTGTCCATCAATGATAGTACCAAGCAGACCAT TTCTACAGCGCTGCTTTCCAGACTTCATCACCCGCAATGGAACGCTAACAGTTGCCAATAGGACTGCCTTCCCAGACTCCCTGGATACAGCAAGGACCGCGACAGAACTGAAAGATGCAGCTAA TGGGCTTACCAATCTACTTGATGGCAAAGACATGGGGGCGAAAATTGTTGAGGACTATGCCAGATCCTGGTGCTGGATTTTAAT AGGTCTGGTCATAGCTCTGGTGGTCAGCCTGATCTTCATTCTGTTGCTGCGATTCACTGCCAGCATCTTACTCTGGTTCGTCATCATCAGTGTCATCACAATGGTGGCTTATG GCATCTGGCACTGTTACAGAGAATTCTCCCTGCTAAGAAATACTCCTGGAGCAGATGTAACCATCACAGACATTGGCTTTCACACAGATCTCCATGTCTATCTACGACTCAGTCAGACCTGGCTTGTTTTCT TGATATCCCTGGGTGTAATTGAATTCTTCATCGTTGTGACGCTGATCTCCCTGCGGAACAGGGTTCGGATCGCCATCGCCCTGCTCCAGGAGGGCAGCAA GGCAATCAGCTATGTCATGTCCTCCCTCTTCTACCCCATTGTCACATTCTGTCTGCTGGCAGTGTGTATGGCCTACTGGGCTGTGACTGCTGT CTTTTTAGCCTCATCTGCAGAACCAGTCTACAAAGTGATGTCATCTCACCCTAATTGTTCGTATGCTAATCGTACTTGTGACCCAGAG ACCTTCAACAGTACCAACATTACTCAGTTATGCCCTGGCTCCCAGTGCACATTTGCCTTCTATGGAGGAGAGAATTTGTACCATCGCTATATCTTTGTCCTGCAGCTGAGTAATCTTCTGATCTTCTTGTGGCTGGTAAACTTCACTGTGGCCTTGGGTCAGTGCACCATTGCTGGTGCCTTTGCCTCATACTACTGGGCCCAGAGAAAGCCTGCAGACATCCCCTCTTGCCCAGTTTTCTTCTCTTTTGCCAGGGCTATAAG GTATCATACAGGGTCACTTGCATTTGGCTCCCTCATCTTAGCTGTGGTTCAGTTTGTTCGTGTGATACTGGAATATCTGGAACAGAGACTGAAGG GAGCCAACAACATGGTGGCCCATTTCTTGCTGTGTTGCCTTAAATGCTGTTTCTGGTGCCTGGAACGCTTCCTCCATTTCATGAACCGCAATGCTTACATCATG ATGGCAATATATGGAACAAATTTCTGCACTTCAGCACGTGACGCTTTCTACCTATTGATGAGAAATGTGGTGAG GGTAGCAGTATTAGACCGAGTGACCGACTTTCTTCTCTTCTTGGGAAAGATTTTAATTGCAGGGAGTGTGG GTGCCATTGCTCTCCTTTTCTTCACACATAAAATACCCATCATTCAAGAAGAAGTGCCAGTCTTGAATTATTACTGGATACCTCTGTTG ACAGTGATATTTGGCTCCTACTTGATTGCTAATGGATTCTTCAGTGTCTATGGAATGTGTGTGGACACCCTGTTCCTCTGTTTCT GCGAAGACTTAGAGCGTCATGATGGGACGACAGATAAGCCTTTCTTTATGTCCCCTGAGCTCCACAGAATTCTGGGAAATCCTCAGTACAGTCCTCAGAAATTCAAAGAATAG
- the cryz gene encoding quinone oxidoreductase isoform X2: MTTVKLMRAIRVAEFGGPSVLKLYSDIPAPSPGQKQVLIRIYACGVNPVETYIRSGSYARKPALPYTPGSDVSGVIEAVGDGVQFLQTGDRVFATATETGGYAEYAVASEDAVHRLPDSLDFCQGAAIGVPYFTAYRALFHKAHAKAGETALIHGASGGVGIAACQLARAFGLKVLGTAGTVEGMELVLKNGAHQAFNHRENDYVSKIKEATNGQGVNVIVEMLSNVNLDNDLQMLSYGGRVTIVGCRGPIEINPRDTMIKESSIIGVALFFATQEETAECAAALFAGMEAGWLRPVVGPKYPLEKASLAHEDIINSPGAAGKMVLMM, from the exons atgaCTACAGTGAAGCTAATGCGAGCCATTCGAGTTGCAGAGTTTGGTGGGCCATCTGTTTTGAAACTTTATTCTGATATACCCGCACCATCTCCTGGACAGAAACAG GTATTAATTCGGATTTATGCCTGTGGAGTGAACCCAGTAGAAACTTACATTCGGTCTGGATCCTATGCGCGAAAGCCAGCGCTTCCGTATACCCCTGGATCAGATGTTTCTGGAGTTATAGAGGCTGTTGGGGATGGAGTTCAGTTTCTTCAg ACAGGTGACCGTGTCTTTGCCACAGCCACTGAAACTGGAGGCTATGCTGAGTATGCGGTCGCATCTGAAGATGCTGTCCATCGACTCCCTGACTCCTTAGATTTCTGCCAGGGGGCAGCCATTGGAGTCCCTTATTTCACTGCTTATCGTGCCCTCTTTCACAA GGCTCATGCAAAAGCTGGGGAGACTGCTCTAATCCATGGAGCCAGTGGTGGA GTGGGTATAGCGGCTTGTCAGCTTGCGCGTGCTTTTGGGCTGAAGGTACTTGGTACAGCTGGAACTGTGGAGGGAATGGAACTGGTGCTGAAAAATGGAGCCCATCAAGCCTTTAATCACAGAGAAAATGACTATGTCTCCAAAATAAAG GAAGCCACCAATGGGCAGGGTGTAAATGTGATTGTAGAGATGCTGTCTAATGTCAATCTCGACAACGATCTACAGATGTTGTCCTACGGTGGTCGAGTAACT ATTGTTGGCTGTAGGGGTCCTATTGAGATCAACCCCCGAGATACCATGATCAAAGAATCCAGTATCATTGGAGTGGCATTATTCTTTGCAACTCAA GAGGAGACAGCTGAATGCGCCGCTGCTCTCTTTGCGGGAATGGAGGCGGGCTGGCTCAGACCTGTTGTTGGGCCTAAGTACCCTCTTGAGAAAGCATCTCTGGCCCATGAGGACATAATCAACAGCCCTGGCGCAGCAGGAAAAATGGTCCTTATGATGTGA
- the slc44a5a gene encoding choline transporter-like protein 5-A isoform X3 translates to MARKSEVLSSYYGEPRKFDSTFRGPIHNRSCTDVLCCVIFMIVIIGYIVLGSVAWFHGDPRKVIYPTDSVGQFCGQKGTANEKKAILFYFNILKCASPAVLINLQCPTTQMCVSKCPDRFATFADMQIRHQLDHNHWEYYRQFCKPGFNNPRKAVAHVLRDEDCPSMIVPSRPFLQRCFPDFITRNGTLTVANRTAFPDSLDTARTATELKDAANGLTNLLDGKDMGAKIVEDYARSWCWILIGLVIALVVSLIFILLLRFTASILLWFVIISVITMVAYGIWHCYREFSLLRNTPGADVTITDIGFHTDLHVYLRLSQTWLVFLISLGVIEFFIVVTLISLRNRVRIAIALLQEGSKAISYVMSSLFYPIVTFCLLAVCMAYWAVTAVFLASSAEPVYKVMSSHPNCSYANRTCDPETFNSTNITQLCPGSQCTFAFYGGENLYHRYIFVLQLSNLLIFLWLVNFTVALGQCTIAGAFASYYWAQRKPADIPSCPVFFSFARAIRYHTGSLAFGSLILAVVQFVRVILEYLEQRLKGANNMVAHFLLCCLKCCFWCLERFLHFMNRNAYIMMAIYGTNFCTSARDAFYLLMRNVVRVAVLDRVTDFLLFLGKILIAGSVGAIALLFFTHKIPIIQEEVPVLNYYWIPLLTVIFGSYLIANGFFSVYGMCVDTLFLCFLLDLERNDGCQAQPLSSCSSLRRILRKHKKKRDGKTSA, encoded by the exons CCTGGTTTCACGGAGACCCGAGGAAAGTGATATACCCCACAGACAGCGTGGGACAGTTTTGTGGACAGAAGGGGACTGCTAACGA AAAGAAAGCCATTCTGTTCTATTTCAACATACTGAAATGTGCCAGCCCTGCTGTTCTTATAAACCTCCAGTGCCCCACTACACAG ATGTGTGTATCTAAATGTCCAGACAGATTTGCAACCTTTGCAGACATGCAGATTCGGCACCAACTTGATCATAACCACTGGGAATACTACAGACAATTCTGTAAGCCAGGATTCAACAACCCCAGAAAG GCTGTGGCCCATGTATTGCGTGATGAGGACTGTCCATCAATGATAGTACCAAGCAGACCAT TTCTACAGCGCTGCTTTCCAGACTTCATCACCCGCAATGGAACGCTAACAGTTGCCAATAGGACTGCCTTCCCAGACTCCCTGGATACAGCAAGGACCGCGACAGAACTGAAAGATGCAGCTAA TGGGCTTACCAATCTACTTGATGGCAAAGACATGGGGGCGAAAATTGTTGAGGACTATGCCAGATCCTGGTGCTGGATTTTAAT AGGTCTGGTCATAGCTCTGGTGGTCAGCCTGATCTTCATTCTGTTGCTGCGATTCACTGCCAGCATCTTACTCTGGTTCGTCATCATCAGTGTCATCACAATGGTGGCTTATG GCATCTGGCACTGTTACAGAGAATTCTCCCTGCTAAGAAATACTCCTGGAGCAGATGTAACCATCACAGACATTGGCTTTCACACAGATCTCCATGTCTATCTACGACTCAGTCAGACCTGGCTTGTTTTCT TGATATCCCTGGGTGTAATTGAATTCTTCATCGTTGTGACGCTGATCTCCCTGCGGAACAGGGTTCGGATCGCCATCGCCCTGCTCCAGGAGGGCAGCAA GGCAATCAGCTATGTCATGTCCTCCCTCTTCTACCCCATTGTCACATTCTGTCTGCTGGCAGTGTGTATGGCCTACTGGGCTGTGACTGCTGT CTTTTTAGCCTCATCTGCAGAACCAGTCTACAAAGTGATGTCATCTCACCCTAATTGTTCGTATGCTAATCGTACTTGTGACCCAGAG ACCTTCAACAGTACCAACATTACTCAGTTATGCCCTGGCTCCCAGTGCACATTTGCCTTCTATGGAGGAGAGAATTTGTACCATCGCTATATCTTTGTCCTGCAGCTGAGTAATCTTCTGATCTTCTTGTGGCTGGTAAACTTCACTGTGGCCTTGGGTCAGTGCACCATTGCTGGTGCCTTTGCCTCATACTACTGGGCCCAGAGAAAGCCTGCAGACATCCCCTCTTGCCCAGTTTTCTTCTCTTTTGCCAGGGCTATAAG GTATCATACAGGGTCACTTGCATTTGGCTCCCTCATCTTAGCTGTGGTTCAGTTTGTTCGTGTGATACTGGAATATCTGGAACAGAGACTGAAGG GAGCCAACAACATGGTGGCCCATTTCTTGCTGTGTTGCCTTAAATGCTGTTTCTGGTGCCTGGAACGCTTCCTCCATTTCATGAACCGCAATGCTTACATCATG ATGGCAATATATGGAACAAATTTCTGCACTTCAGCACGTGACGCTTTCTACCTATTGATGAGAAATGTGGTGAG GGTAGCAGTATTAGACCGAGTGACCGACTTTCTTCTCTTCTTGGGAAAGATTTTAATTGCAGGGAGTGTGG GTGCCATTGCTCTCCTTTTCTTCACACATAAAATACCCATCATTCAAGAAGAAGTGCCAGTCTTGAATTATTACTGGATACCTCTGTTG ACAGTGATATTTGGCTCCTACTTGATTGCTAATGGATTCTTCAGTGTCTATGGAATGTGTGTGGACACCCTGTTCCTCTGTTTCT TACTAGACCTGGAGAGGAATGATGGCTGTCAAGCACAACCCCTCTCCAGCTGCAGCTCTCTCAGGAGGATCCTCCGTAAGCACAAGAAGAAGAGGGATGGGAAGACCTCTGCATGA
- the cryz gene encoding quinone oxidoreductase isoform X1: protein MTTVKLMRAIRVAEFGGPSVLKLYSDIPAPSPGQKQNAELHGKSITAPGINSDLCLWSEPSRNLHSVWILCAKASASVYPWIRCFWSYRGCWGWSSVSSATETGGYAEYAVASEDAVHRLPDSLDFCQGAAIGVPYFTAYRALFHKAHAKAGETALIHGASGGVGIAACQLARAFGLKVLGTAGTVEGMELVLKNGAHQAFNHRENDYVSKIKEATNGQGVNVIVEMLSNVNLDNDLQMLSYGGRVTIVGCRGPIEINPRDTMIKESSIIGVALFFATQEETAECAAALFAGMEAGWLRPVVGPKYPLEKASLAHEDIINSPGAAGKMVLMM from the exons atgaCTACAGTGAAGCTAATGCGAGCCATTCGAGTTGCAGAGTTTGGTGGGCCATCTGTTTTGAAACTTTATTCTGATATACCCGCACCATCTCCTGGACAGAAACAG AATGCAGAGTTGCATGGAAAATCAATAACCGCTCCAG GTATTAATTCGGATTTATGCCTGTGGAGTGAACCCAGTAGAAACTTACATTCGGTCTGGATCCTATGCGCGAAAGCCAGCGCTTCCGTATACCCCTGGATCAGATGTTTCTGGAGTTATAGAGGCTGTTGGGGATGGAGTTCAGTTTCTTCAg CCACTGAAACTGGAGGCTATGCTGAGTATGCGGTCGCATCTGAAGATGCTGTCCATCGACTCCCTGACTCCTTAGATTTCTGCCAGGGGGCAGCCATTGGAGTCCCTTATTTCACTGCTTATCGTGCCCTCTTTCACAA GGCTCATGCAAAAGCTGGGGAGACTGCTCTAATCCATGGAGCCAGTGGTGGA GTGGGTATAGCGGCTTGTCAGCTTGCGCGTGCTTTTGGGCTGAAGGTACTTGGTACAGCTGGAACTGTGGAGGGAATGGAACTGGTGCTGAAAAATGGAGCCCATCAAGCCTTTAATCACAGAGAAAATGACTATGTCTCCAAAATAAAG GAAGCCACCAATGGGCAGGGTGTAAATGTGATTGTAGAGATGCTGTCTAATGTCAATCTCGACAACGATCTACAGATGTTGTCCTACGGTGGTCGAGTAACT ATTGTTGGCTGTAGGGGTCCTATTGAGATCAACCCCCGAGATACCATGATCAAAGAATCCAGTATCATTGGAGTGGCATTATTCTTTGCAACTCAA GAGGAGACAGCTGAATGCGCCGCTGCTCTCTTTGCGGGAATGGAGGCGGGCTGGCTCAGACCTGTTGTTGGGCCTAAGTACCCTCTTGAGAAAGCATCTCTGGCCCATGAGGACATAATCAACAGCCCTGGCGCAGCAGGAAAAATGGTCCTTATGATGTGA
- the slc44a5a gene encoding choline transporter-like protein 5-A isoform X2, translated as MCVSKCPDRFATFADMQIRHQLDHNHWEYYRQFCKPGFNNPRKAVAHVLRDEDCPSMIVPSRPFLQRCFPDFITRNGTLTVANRTAFPDSLDTARTATELKDAANGLTNLLDGKDMGAKIVEDYARSWCWILIGLVIALVVSLIFILLLRFTASILLWFVIISVITMVAYGIWHCYREFSLLRNTPGADVTITDIGFHTDLHVYLRLSQTWLVFLISLGVIEFFIVVTLISLRNRVRIAIALLQEGSKAISYVMSSLFYPIVTFCLLAVCMAYWAVTAVFLASSAEPVYKVMSSHPNCSYANRTCDPETFNSTNITQLCPGSQCTFAFYGGENLYHRYIFVLQLSNLLIFLWLVNFTVALGQCTIAGAFASYYWAQRKPADIPSCPVFFSFARAIRYHTGSLAFGSLILAVVQFVRVILEYLEQRLKGANNMVAHFLLCCLKCCFWCLERFLHFMNRNAYIMMAIYGTNFCTSARDAFYLLMRNVVRVAVLDRVTDFLLFLGKILIAGSVGAIALLFFTHKIPIIQEEVPVLNYYWIPLLTVIFGSYLIANGFFSVYGMCVDTLFLCFCEDLERHDGTTDKPFFMSPELHRILGNPQYSPQKFKE; from the exons ATGTGTGTATCTAAATGTCCAGACAGATTTGCAACCTTTGCAGACATGCAGATTCGGCACCAACTTGATCATAACCACTGGGAATACTACAGACAATTCTGTAAGCCAGGATTCAACAACCCCAGAAAG GCTGTGGCCCATGTATTGCGTGATGAGGACTGTCCATCAATGATAGTACCAAGCAGACCAT TTCTACAGCGCTGCTTTCCAGACTTCATCACCCGCAATGGAACGCTAACAGTTGCCAATAGGACTGCCTTCCCAGACTCCCTGGATACAGCAAGGACCGCGACAGAACTGAAAGATGCAGCTAA TGGGCTTACCAATCTACTTGATGGCAAAGACATGGGGGCGAAAATTGTTGAGGACTATGCCAGATCCTGGTGCTGGATTTTAAT AGGTCTGGTCATAGCTCTGGTGGTCAGCCTGATCTTCATTCTGTTGCTGCGATTCACTGCCAGCATCTTACTCTGGTTCGTCATCATCAGTGTCATCACAATGGTGGCTTATG GCATCTGGCACTGTTACAGAGAATTCTCCCTGCTAAGAAATACTCCTGGAGCAGATGTAACCATCACAGACATTGGCTTTCACACAGATCTCCATGTCTATCTACGACTCAGTCAGACCTGGCTTGTTTTCT TGATATCCCTGGGTGTAATTGAATTCTTCATCGTTGTGACGCTGATCTCCCTGCGGAACAGGGTTCGGATCGCCATCGCCCTGCTCCAGGAGGGCAGCAA GGCAATCAGCTATGTCATGTCCTCCCTCTTCTACCCCATTGTCACATTCTGTCTGCTGGCAGTGTGTATGGCCTACTGGGCTGTGACTGCTGT CTTTTTAGCCTCATCTGCAGAACCAGTCTACAAAGTGATGTCATCTCACCCTAATTGTTCGTATGCTAATCGTACTTGTGACCCAGAG ACCTTCAACAGTACCAACATTACTCAGTTATGCCCTGGCTCCCAGTGCACATTTGCCTTCTATGGAGGAGAGAATTTGTACCATCGCTATATCTTTGTCCTGCAGCTGAGTAATCTTCTGATCTTCTTGTGGCTGGTAAACTTCACTGTGGCCTTGGGTCAGTGCACCATTGCTGGTGCCTTTGCCTCATACTACTGGGCCCAGAGAAAGCCTGCAGACATCCCCTCTTGCCCAGTTTTCTTCTCTTTTGCCAGGGCTATAAG GTATCATACAGGGTCACTTGCATTTGGCTCCCTCATCTTAGCTGTGGTTCAGTTTGTTCGTGTGATACTGGAATATCTGGAACAGAGACTGAAGG GAGCCAACAACATGGTGGCCCATTTCTTGCTGTGTTGCCTTAAATGCTGTTTCTGGTGCCTGGAACGCTTCCTCCATTTCATGAACCGCAATGCTTACATCATG ATGGCAATATATGGAACAAATTTCTGCACTTCAGCACGTGACGCTTTCTACCTATTGATGAGAAATGTGGTGAG GGTAGCAGTATTAGACCGAGTGACCGACTTTCTTCTCTTCTTGGGAAAGATTTTAATTGCAGGGAGTGTGG GTGCCATTGCTCTCCTTTTCTTCACACATAAAATACCCATCATTCAAGAAGAAGTGCCAGTCTTGAATTATTACTGGATACCTCTGTTG ACAGTGATATTTGGCTCCTACTTGATTGCTAATGGATTCTTCAGTGTCTATGGAATGTGTGTGGACACCCTGTTCCTCTGTTTCT GCGAAGACTTAGAGCGTCATGATGGGACGACAGATAAGCCTTTCTTTATGTCCCCTGAGCTCCACAGAATTCTGGGAAATCCTCAGTACAGTCCTCAGAAATTCAAAGAATAG